One window from the genome of Rhodopseudomonas sp. P2A-2r encodes:
- a CDS encoding PAS domain-containing protein encodes MSNAEFQLRGVGDARLAVHATSHQPVWLWSVDGTRILWANPVGARLFGARNGAALAARAFGPADPHRRQLAQLAPRLSATGAVRLERLRGFGAAPGGLMTCACSRLEFADGSAGILVVAAAFTGRGMPLVERLQNLVEGIDTPIASFARDGLFIGANDAARALLGFRNLSEAGLETARSDALKDGRVETPIGFGHVVLQRVGSGADVGLVALIAPAPASPAEPMPAPAVAEIEPAGLAGEPTDMPTPHKIPAATEVSEPAGAIAAAAEEESDRVAEELLEASIADTIAHAAIDTSSVAPDEFPALEPSPVIEAVADQPALTEAAPPEAAPVETPVAEEAPAQPTPAMETALETPPEPPVRRQPLRFTWQMDADGRFALGSDEFTRLLGSRTSASFGRHWREIAEDYGLDPDGRVLSAVATHNTWSGITLLFPADGGARLPVELSGLPVYDRARNFAGYRGFGVCRDLDALARLAELRRHEFVGEPPPQSLSADIVQAGPAADHPDQPDDSGAPPSDIEAAAREPQNQTEPDTTVEPPKNVVPFRASDLKSPALTPVENSAFNELARQLSARLEAETGLTGEPQPSPLEAEEMLAQIEASDAPASASDAPDWLAEPAPPARGEVMRDKILLDLMPVGVLIYRLDRLLYANPAFLARTGYPTLHALEDAGGLDVLYVEPSVSGGSTADGGKAVTISGTDAGQASPLQPTDAKLFPITWDADPALALIFEQAGSEPRPEPATPAVPEGDGAADAEELGAILDTTAEGIVMFDAEGNINSCNRSAEALFGYDGAALTQRNLVDLFAPESQRVVGDYLDSIKSASVAAMLDHGREALGQVREGGLVPLSVMMGRTREDGPNFFAVFRDLTQIKKTETELLNARRQADRAATAKADVLARISHEVRTPLNAIIGFAEVMTEQRFGPLGNERYVEYMKDIRVSGERVIAIINDLLDLSRIETGNLDLAFTNQNLNEMVEQCVAVMQPQANRGRIIIRTSLAHTLPRVVADARALRQIALNLIGNSIHLANAGGQVIVSTALSDFGDVVLRVRDTGQGLNDNELAAAMEPFNSHAPADHTSESAGVSLSLTKALVEANRARFQIKTAPSSGTLIEVVFSHAPAKA; translated from the coding sequence ATGAGCAATGCGGAATTCCAGTTGCGGGGCGTCGGCGATGCCAGGCTGGCGGTGCATGCGACCAGCCATCAGCCGGTCTGGCTGTGGTCGGTCGACGGCACCCGCATCCTGTGGGCCAATCCGGTCGGCGCACGGCTGTTCGGCGCGCGCAACGGCGCGGCGCTGGCGGCCCGGGCCTTCGGCCCCGCCGATCCGCATCGCCGCCAACTGGCGCAGCTCGCACCGCGGCTGTCCGCGACCGGCGCGGTGCGGCTGGAACGGCTGCGCGGCTTCGGTGCGGCGCCCGGCGGGCTGATGACCTGCGCCTGTTCACGGCTCGAATTTGCCGACGGCAGCGCCGGCATCCTGGTGGTCGCCGCCGCCTTCACCGGCCGCGGCATGCCGCTGGTGGAGCGACTCCAGAACCTCGTTGAAGGCATCGACACGCCGATCGCCAGCTTTGCCCGCGACGGCCTGTTCATCGGCGCCAACGATGCCGCCCGCGCTTTGCTCGGCTTTCGCAACCTGTCCGAAGCCGGCCTCGAGACCGCGCGCAGCGACGCGCTGAAGGATGGCCGCGTCGAAACGCCGATCGGCTTCGGCCACGTGGTGCTGCAGCGCGTCGGCAGCGGCGCCGATGTCGGCCTGGTCGCGCTGATCGCACCCGCGCCGGCGTCTCCGGCGGAGCCAATGCCCGCGCCAGCCGTCGCCGAAATCGAACCTGCAGGGCTCGCCGGCGAACCAACCGACATGCCCACGCCCCACAAAATTCCGGCTGCGACCGAAGTGTCCGAACCAGCGGGCGCCATCGCTGCAGCGGCGGAGGAAGAGTCCGACCGCGTTGCCGAAGAACTTCTGGAAGCCAGCATCGCCGACACCATCGCCCATGCCGCCATAGATACTTCGTCGGTAGCACCTGATGAATTTCCGGCGCTTGAGCCTTCGCCGGTTATCGAGGCCGTGGCCGACCAGCCCGCGTTGACAGAAGCTGCGCCGCCAGAAGCTGCGCCAGTGGAAACGCCGGTCGCGGAAGAAGCCCCGGCGCAGCCGACACCTGCCATGGAAACTGCACTGGAAACGCCGCCGGAGCCGCCGGTGCGTCGCCAGCCGCTGCGCTTCACCTGGCAGATGGATGCCGACGGCCGCTTCGCGCTCGGCTCCGACGAATTCACGCGACTGCTCGGATCCCGCACCAGTGCGAGCTTCGGCCGCCACTGGCGCGAGATCGCCGAAGATTACGGCCTCGATCCCGATGGCCGCGTGCTCAGCGCGGTGGCCACACACAATACCTGGAGCGGCATCACCTTGCTGTTTCCGGCGGATGGCGGCGCGCGGTTGCCGGTCGAGCTGTCGGGCCTGCCGGTCTACGATCGCGCGCGCAATTTCGCCGGCTACCGCGGCTTCGGCGTGTGCCGCGATCTCGACGCGCTGGCCCGGCTCGCGGAGTTGCGGCGCCACGAATTCGTCGGCGAGCCACCGCCGCAATCGCTGTCGGCGGACATCGTCCAGGCCGGCCCGGCCGCGGACCATCCCGACCAGCCGGACGACTCCGGCGCCCCACCATCAGATATCGAAGCGGCCGCCCGCGAACCCCAGAATCAAACCGAACCGGACACCACCGTGGAACCTCCCAAGAATGTCGTGCCTTTCCGGGCGAGCGACCTGAAATCGCCGGCACTCACGCCCGTCGAAAACAGCGCCTTCAACGAGTTGGCGCGGCAGTTGTCGGCGCGGCTCGAAGCCGAGACCGGGCTGACCGGCGAACCGCAGCCGAGCCCGCTTGAGGCCGAGGAAATGCTCGCGCAGATCGAGGCGTCGGACGCGCCGGCCTCGGCCAGCGACGCGCCGGACTGGCTGGCGGAGCCGGCGCCGCCGGCGCGCGGCGAGGTGATGCGCGACAAGATCCTGCTCGATCTGATGCCGGTTGGCGTGCTGATCTACCGGCTCGACCGGCTGCTTTATGCCAACCCGGCATTCCTGGCCCGCACCGGCTATCCGACGCTGCACGCGCTGGAAGACGCCGGCGGCCTCGACGTCCTCTATGTGGAGCCGAGTGTCTCCGGCGGCAGCACCGCCGATGGCGGCAAGGCCGTCACGATCTCCGGTACCGATGCCGGCCAGGCGTCCCCGCTGCAGCCGACCGACGCCAAGCTGTTCCCCATCACCTGGGACGCCGACCCGGCGCTGGCGCTGATCTTCGAACAGGCCGGCAGCGAACCGCGACCCGAGCCCGCGACACCGGCCGTGCCTGAAGGCGATGGCGCCGCCGACGCCGAAGAGCTCGGCGCCATCCTCGACACCACAGCCGAAGGCATCGTGATGTTCGATGCCGAGGGCAACATCAATTCGTGCAACCGCAGCGCCGAGGCGCTGTTCGGCTATGACGGCGCCGCGCTGACGCAACGCAATCTGGTCGACCTGTTCGCGCCGGAGAGCCAGCGCGTGGTCGGCGACTATCTCGACAGCATCAAGAGCGCGAGCGTCGCCGCCATGCTCGACCACGGCCGCGAGGCGCTGGGCCAGGTGCGCGAAGGCGGTCTCGTTCCGCTGTCGGTGATGATGGGCCGGACCCGCGAAGACGGCCCCAACTTCTTTGCCGTATTCCGCGACCTCACCCAGATCAAGAAGACCGAGACCGAGTTGCTCAATGCGCGCCGCCAGGCCGACCGTGCCGCCACCGCCAAGGCCGACGTGCTGGCACGTATCAGCCATGAGGTTCGCACCCCGCTCAACGCCATCATCGGCTTCGCCGAGGTGATGACCGAGCAGCGCTTCGGCCCGCTCGGCAACGAGCGCTACGTCGAATACATGAAGGACATCCGTGTCTCCGGCGAGCGCGTGATTGCCATCATCAACGACCTGCTCGACCTCAGCCGCATCGAGACCGGCAATCTCGATCTCGCCTTTACCAACCAGAACCTCAACGAGATGGTCGAGCAATGCGTCGCCGTGATGCAGCCGCAGGCCAACCGCGGCCGCATCATCATCCGCACCTCGCTGGCCCATACGCTGCCGCGCGTGGTGGCCGATGCCCGTGCGCTGCGCCAGATCGCGCTCAACCTGATCGGCAATTCGATCCATCTGGCCAATGCCGGCGGCCAGGTCATCGTCTCCACCGCGCTGAGCGATTTCGGCGATGTGGTGCTGCGGGTCCGCGACACCGGCCAGGGTCTCAATGACAATGAACTGGCCGCTGCCATGGAACCGTTCAACAGCCACGCCCCGGCCGATCACACTTCGGAAAGCGCCGGCGTCAGCCTGTCGCTGACCAAGGCGCTGGTCGAAGCCAACCGCGCCCGCTTCCAGATCAAGACCGCGCCGAGCTCCGGCACGCTGATCGAGGTGGTGTTCTCGCACGCTCCGGCGAAGGCCTAG
- a CDS encoding phasin family protein, with the protein MSDERFEIPKDMKSMAEASFEQARKTFEHFLASAQQTASSIEDKGATVRAGAKDISARAIGFAEKNVQASLDYAQQLLHAKDLGDVMRLHSEYVQAQMKALAEQASEMGQIMTQTAMEAAKPKN; encoded by the coding sequence ATGAGCGACGAACGTTTTGAAATTCCCAAGGACATGAAGTCGATGGCGGAAGCGAGCTTCGAGCAGGCGCGCAAGACCTTCGAACACTTTCTGGCCAGCGCCCAGCAGACTGCCAGCAGCATTGAGGACAAGGGCGCCACGGTGCGCGCCGGCGCCAAGGACATCAGCGCCCGGGCCATCGGCTTCGCTGAAAAGAACGTGCAGGCGTCGCTGGATTACGCCCAGCAGCTGCTGCACGCCAAGGATCTCGGCGACGTCATGCGGCTTCACAGCGAATACGTGCAGGCGCAAATGAAGGCACTGGCAGAGCAGGCCAGCGAGATGGGCCAGATCATGACCCAGACCGCCATGGAAGCGGCCAAGCCGAAAAACTGA
- a CDS encoding phasin, with protein sequence MAESNDPFSSSVIPFQMPEQVRAFAEKGVSQARESYAKFKDAAETHNGTVEAVFSTATKGATDYSAKLLDIAKTNTNAGFDFMQSLIGVKSPAAAMELFSAFAKSQVETLTGQTKELAEIGQKIASETAEPIKTGAAKLFKPAA encoded by the coding sequence ATGGCTGAATCCAACGATCCGTTCTCCTCCTCCGTCATTCCGTTCCAGATGCCCGAGCAGGTTCGCGCCTTCGCCGAAAAGGGCGTGTCGCAGGCCCGCGAGAGCTACGCCAAGTTCAAGGACGCCGCCGAAACCCACAACGGCACCGTCGAGGCAGTGTTCTCGACCGCGACCAAGGGCGCGACCGACTATTCCGCCAAGCTGCTGGACATCGCCAAGACCAACACCAATGCCGGCTTTGACTTCATGCAGTCGCTGATCGGCGTGAAGTCACCGGCGGCGGCGATGGAGCTGTTCAGCGCCTTCGCCAAGAGCCAGGTCGAGACCCTGACCGGCCAGACCAAGGAACTGGCCGAGATAGGCCAGAAGATCGCCTCCGAGACCGCCGAGCCGATCAAGACCGGCGCGGCAAAGCTGTTCAAGCCCGCCGCCTAA
- a CDS encoding ParA family protein, with translation MNVIVFASRKGGSGKSTLAAHLAAQVHKSSKPCLLIDADPQGSLTLWHKLRGTNEPPLKVANRTVSEIVAAAKRDGVEWVFIDTPPNTSAVVDDAIKNATMVIIPARPGVFDVNAVQDTIQSCRSARKPYAVVINGAPARRDDVESRIVTIAREALAKFKAPVWAGQITNRADLLMALGNGEGAREYAAEGRAAGEISKLWAAIERSIKAIRGSASATGTMHKQAA, from the coding sequence ATGAACGTTATTGTTTTTGCATCGCGTAAAGGTGGCTCGGGAAAAAGCACCCTTGCCGCTCATCTTGCTGCACAGGTTCACAAGTCTTCCAAGCCGTGCCTGCTGATCGATGCCGATCCGCAGGGATCACTCACGCTTTGGCACAAGCTGCGGGGCACCAACGAGCCGCCGCTGAAGGTTGCCAATCGCACCGTCAGCGAGATCGTCGCCGCCGCCAAGCGCGATGGAGTCGAGTGGGTGTTCATCGATACCCCGCCCAACACCTCGGCGGTCGTGGACGATGCCATCAAGAACGCCACCATGGTGATCATTCCGGCGCGTCCCGGCGTGTTCGACGTCAATGCCGTGCAGGACACCATTCAAAGCTGCCGCTCCGCCCGCAAGCCCTATGCCGTCGTGATCAACGGTGCACCGGCGCGCCGGGACGACGTGGAGAGCCGCATCGTGACCATCGCGCGCGAAGCCCTCGCCAAGTTCAAGGCGCCGGTCTGGGCGGGCCAGATCACCAACCGCGCCGATCTGCTGATGGCGCTGGGCAACGGTGAAGGTGCACGCGAATACGCCGCCGAGGGTCGCGCGGCCGGCGAAATCAGCAAGCTGTGGGCTGCCATCGAACGCTCGATCAAGGCGATCCGCGGCAGCGCATCGGCCACCGGCACCATGCACAAGCAGGCGGCATAA
- a CDS encoding LysR family transcriptional regulator: MARTRDGFTDMDWDKLKVFHAAAEAGSFTHAGEQLGLSQSAVSRQVSALEQELSVSLFHRHARGLILTEQGDLLFRTAHDVFMQLQAARAKLTDSRERPSGDLKVTTTPGVGINWLIPRLGEFTALYPEIRISLIVTDEELDLSMREADVAIRTRKPTQPDLIQRKLFAMGFHAYCSPEYVKHFGTPRTLEELDGHRIIMLSDSQVAVHLQNRAWLIEAGRNGSGPREPYFKVNNVLGLVRACQQGLGIAALPDYLVEENNRLVQLFSESDSIQLDTYFVYPEELKTVARVQVFRDFIVSKAQRWPS, from the coding sequence ATGGCACGAACTCGCGACGGATTCACGGATATGGACTGGGATAAGCTGAAGGTGTTTCACGCGGCGGCGGAGGCGGGAAGCTTCACCCATGCCGGCGAACAACTCGGGCTGTCGCAGTCGGCGGTGTCGCGCCAGGTCAGCGCGCTAGAGCAGGAACTGTCGGTCTCACTGTTTCATCGCCATGCCCGCGGCCTGATCCTCACCGAACAGGGCGACCTGTTGTTCCGCACCGCCCATGACGTGTTCATGCAGTTGCAGGCGGCACGCGCCAAGCTCACCGACAGCCGCGAACGGCCGAGCGGCGATCTCAAGGTCACCACCACCCCCGGCGTCGGCATCAACTGGCTGATTCCGCGACTCGGCGAATTCACCGCGCTGTATCCTGAAATCAGGATCTCACTGATCGTCACCGACGAGGAACTCGACCTGTCGATGCGCGAGGCCGACGTGGCCATCCGCACCCGCAAGCCGACCCAGCCCGACCTGATCCAGCGCAAGCTGTTCGCGATGGGCTTCCACGCCTATTGCTCGCCCGAATACGTCAAGCATTTCGGCACGCCGCGCACGCTGGAAGAACTCGATGGCCATCGCATCATCATGCTGAGCGACAGCCAGGTCGCCGTGCACCTGCAGAACCGCGCCTGGCTGATCGAGGCCGGGCGCAATGGATCCGGTCCGCGTGAGCCCTATTTCAAGGTCAACAACGTCCTTGGCCTGGTGCGCGCCTGCCAGCAGGGCCTCGGCATCGCCGCCCTGCCCGACTATCTGGTCGAGGAGAACAACCGACTGGTGCAGCTGTTCAGCGAGTCCGACTCGATTCAGCTCGATACCTACTTCGTCTATCCCGAAGAATTGAAGACCGTGGCACGTGTCCAGGTGTTTCGCGACTTCATCGTCAGCAAGGCGCAGCGCTGGCCTTCGTGA
- the trxB gene encoding thioredoxin-disulfide reductase, which yields MAAPIHAKVVIIGSGPAGYTAAIYAARAMLEPVLIQGIQPGGQLTITTDVENYPGFADVIQGPWLMEQMEKQAAHVGTKIVTDLVTELDLAQRPFRLVCDSGDIYLAETVILATGAQARWLGIPSEEQFQGGGVSACATCDGFFYRGKDVVVVGGGNTAVEEALFLTNFAASVTIVHRRDHFRAERILQERLFKHPKIKVIWDSAIDEICGTAGPAKVTHVRLKNVKTGATTDVPADGVFIAIGHAPATDLVKGQIKLRPSGYVEVAPNSTATSVPGVFAAGDVADETWRQAVTAAGMGCMAALEVERYLAAHAHDRAAAE from the coding sequence ATGGCCGCCCCCATCCACGCCAAAGTTGTCATTATCGGTTCCGGTCCCGCCGGCTACACCGCAGCGATCTATGCCGCGCGGGCGATGCTGGAGCCCGTGCTGATCCAGGGCATCCAGCCGGGTGGGCAGCTCACCATCACCACCGACGTGGAAAACTATCCCGGCTTCGCCGATGTGATCCAGGGCCCGTGGCTGATGGAGCAGATGGAAAAGCAGGCGGCCCATGTGGGCACGAAAATCGTCACCGACCTCGTCACCGAGCTCGATCTGGCGCAGCGCCCGTTCCGGCTGGTCTGCGACAGCGGCGACATCTATCTGGCCGAAACCGTGATCCTGGCCACCGGCGCGCAGGCGCGCTGGCTCGGCATCCCCTCGGAGGAGCAGTTTCAGGGCGGCGGCGTCTCCGCCTGCGCCACCTGCGATGGCTTCTTCTATCGCGGCAAGGACGTCGTGGTGGTCGGCGGCGGCAACACCGCGGTCGAGGAAGCGCTGTTCCTGACCAACTTCGCCGCCTCGGTCACCATCGTCCACCGCCGCGATCATTTCCGCGCCGAACGCATCCTGCAGGAGCGACTGTTCAAGCATCCCAAGATCAAGGTGATCTGGGATTCGGCGATCGACGAGATCTGCGGCACCGCGGGTCCCGCCAAGGTCACCCATGTGCGGCTGAAGAACGTCAAGACCGGTGCGACGACGGACGTTCCCGCCGACGGCGTGTTCATCGCCATCGGCCACGCCCCGGCCACCGACCTGGTCAAGGGCCAGATCAAATTGCGGCCGTCGGGCTATGTCGAGGTTGCGCCGAATTCGACCGCGACGTCGGTGCCCGGCGTATTCGCCGCCGGCGACGTGGCCGATGAAACCTGGCGCCAGGCGGTCACCGCTGCTGGCATGGGCTGCATGGCCGCGCTCGAAGTCGAACGTTATCTGGCTGCACACGCCCACGACCGCGCAGCGGCGGAGTAA
- a CDS encoding Lrp/AsnC family transcriptional regulator: MPKSLDEIDLKILSEIQADGRITNVELARRVGISPPPCLRRVRTLEEAGYIQGYRGLLDPRLLGFDVTVFASVHLSSQADADLKAFEDFVRKEPLVRECWMLSGEIDFILKCVAPDMATFQEFVGQLTAAPHVRNVRTSLVLHNSKYAAAVPLELKVAG; the protein is encoded by the coding sequence GTGCCGAAAAGTCTCGACGAGATCGACCTCAAGATTCTCAGTGAAATCCAGGCCGACGGCCGCATCACCAATGTGGAACTGGCGCGCCGGGTCGGCATTTCGCCGCCGCCCTGCCTGCGCCGGGTGCGTACGCTGGAAGAGGCCGGCTACATCCAGGGCTATCGTGGCCTGCTCGATCCGCGGCTGCTCGGCTTCGACGTCACGGTGTTCGCCTCGGTCCACCTGTCGAGCCAAGCCGACGCCGACCTCAAGGCGTTCGAGGATTTCGTCCGCAAGGAGCCGCTGGTGCGGGAATGCTGGATGCTGTCCGGCGAGATCGACTTCATCCTGAAATGCGTGGCGCCGGACATGGCGACGTTCCAGGAGTTCGTCGGCCAGCTCACCGCCGCGCCGCACGTGCGGAACGTGCGCACGTCGCTGGTGCTGCACAACTCGAAATATGCCGCCGCTGTGCCGCTGGAGCTCAAGGTCGCGGGCTGA
- a CDS encoding DoxX family protein, with translation MNFDSIAAKYQPAALSLFRFITGLLLFQYGVAKIFKFPAVPYFAKVELFSLIGAAGTIELVLGALLMVGLFSRLVAFILAGEMAFAYFIGHMFKGAEPVFLPLLNGGTAAILFCFACLYLATSGGGPISLDAMLRKKS, from the coding sequence ATGAATTTCGATTCCATCGCCGCCAAGTATCAGCCGGCGGCGCTCAGCCTGTTTCGCTTCATCACCGGCCTGCTGCTGTTTCAGTACGGCGTCGCGAAGATCTTCAAGTTTCCGGCCGTGCCGTATTTCGCCAAGGTCGAACTATTTTCGCTGATCGGTGCGGCAGGCACTATAGAACTCGTTCTCGGCGCGTTGCTGATGGTCGGTCTTTTCAGCCGTCTGGTGGCCTTCATCCTCGCGGGCGAAATGGCGTTCGCGTACTTCATCGGCCACATGTTCAAGGGCGCCGAGCCGGTGTTCCTGCCGCTGCTCAACGGCGGCACCGCCGCGATTCTGTTCTGCTTCGCCTGCCTGTATCTGGCGACGTCCGGCGGCGGCCCGATCAGCCTCGACGCGATGCTGCGCAAGAAGAGCTGA
- the greA gene encoding transcription elongation factor GreA, whose translation MVEKVPMTAGGYAALEVELKERQTVNRPRIIEQIAEARSHGDLSENAEYHAAKEEQSHNEGRINELEDKLARAEIIDISKLSGDTIMFGATVTLIDEDTEKKAVWQIVGEPEADAKKGRISITSPLARALIGKAKGTSVEVVAPGGAKAYEITKVEWR comes from the coding sequence ATGGTTGAGAAGGTCCCGATGACCGCCGGCGGCTATGCCGCCCTCGAGGTTGAATTGAAGGAGCGTCAGACGGTGAACCGCCCGCGGATCATCGAGCAGATTGCCGAAGCCCGCTCCCATGGCGACCTGTCGGAAAACGCCGAATATCACGCCGCGAAGGAAGAGCAGTCGCACAACGAGGGTCGCATCAACGAACTCGAGGACAAGCTGGCGCGTGCCGAGATCATCGACATCAGCAAGCTCTCCGGCGACACCATCATGTTCGGCGCCACCGTGACTCTGATCGACGAGGACACCGAGAAGAAGGCGGTCTGGCAGATCGTCGGCGAGCCGGAAGCCGACGCCAAGAAGGGCCGCATCTCGATCACCTCGCCATTGGCGCGCGCGCTGATCGGCAAGGCCAAGGGGACCTCCGTCGAGGTCGTTGCTCCCGGCGGCGCCAAGGCCTACGAGATCACCAAGGTTGAGTGGCGCTGA